One Vespa velutina chromosome 19, iVesVel2.1, whole genome shotgun sequence DNA segment encodes these proteins:
- the LOC124955791 gene encoding glycine-rich cell wall structural protein 1.8-like isoform X9 — protein sequence MNRYGFVHMAREEDAAAAIKALHNSNFKGATINVEQSTGKSRGGGGGRRDGDRRGGPMRGGRGGRDGGRDARPGPYNDRRVLPIQLVGYDGSAAGGVAAGYTDYNRGAGDFSGRGTDFGTGYTDRGAYGQNVGTAAMGYTSTAPGMGGGYGPAAAVGGYGPTGTADYGRTADYTRAADFGARTDYVVGAGMAGDFNRGAPGPVDYGRTDNFGASRTVDYTARNDYDRAATGPMRNGGAAVATTGYGTGYTDVGYDESHWPMSTGPSYSTGAPSYNTGPGPQADMFSRRPGSAVPSGGYPPVGGGYTEGYDRPDAYGPPPRGGGRFPGPADAMPPSGGHSHGLEYLGTALCPTQSPYNYDDTMCNL from the exons ATGAATCGATACGGCTTTGTACACATGGCACGAGAGGAAGATGCAGCTGCAGCTATCAAGGCGCTCCACAATTCCAACTTCAAGGGGGCAACCATCAACGTGGAGCAGTCAACTGGGAAGTCACGCGGAGGCGGTGGAGGACGCAGGGATGGAGACAGAAGAGGCGGACCAATGAGAGGTGGTAGAGGAGGACGAGACGGTGGTAGAGACGCTCGTCCTGGACCATACAATGATAGAAGAG TTCTTCCGATCCAACTCGTTGGTTACGATGGATCTGCTGCAGGTGGCGTCGCAGCTGGCTATACCGATTACAATCGTGGTGCTGGGGACTTTAGTGGACGAGGGACTGACTTTGGCACTGGGTATACCGACCGTGGAGCATATGGCCAGAACGTGGGAACTGCTGCGATGGGATATACCTCAACGGCGCCAGGGATGGGTGGAGGCTATGGACCTGCTGCTGCTGTAGGAGGATATGGCCCAACAGGAACGGCTGATTATGGCAGGACTGCTGATTATACCCGTGCTGCAGATTTTGGAGCGAGAACAGATTATG TAGTTGGAGCTGGTATGGCAGGTGATTTTAACCGTGGTGCACCAGGTCCGGTTGATTATGGTCGTACGGATAATTTCGGCGCAAGTCGCACAGTTGATTACACAGCTAGAAATGATTATGATCGCGCTGCGACCGGACCAATGAGAAATGGCGGTGCTGCCGTTGCCACAACAGGATATGGTACTGGATACACTGATGTTGGATATGATGAGAGTCATTG gCCAATGAGTACTGGTCCCAGCTACAGTACCGGTGCTCCCAGTTATAACACTGGTCCTGGACCACAAGCAGATATGTTTAGTAGAAGGCCTGGTAGCGCTGTTCCCAGTGGTGGATACCCACCTGTTGGTGGAGG cTATACCGAAGGATATGACAGACCTGATGCATACGGACCTCCTCCACGTGGCGGCGGCCG CTTCCCAGGTCCGGCAGATGCGATGCCACCGAG TGGTGGCCACTCGCACGGACTCGAATACCTAGGAACTGCCCTATGTCCGACACAGAGTCCATACAATTACGATGATACTATGTGTAACTTATGA
- the LOC124955791 gene encoding RNA-binding protein 4.1-like isoform X7, which translates to MVSSNQPRKTKIFVGRLPENCRNDELRQLFLRFGEVTECDVMNRYGFVHMAREEDAAAAIKALHNSNFKGATINVEQSTGKSRGGGGGRRDGDRRGGPMRGGVAAGYTDYNRGAGDFSGRGTDFGTGYTDRGAYGQNVGTAAMGYTSTAPGMGGGYGPAAAVGGYGPTGTADYGRTADYTRAADFGARTDYVVGAGMAGDFNRGAPGPVDYGRTDNFGASRTVDYTARNDYDRAATGPMRNGGAAVATTGYGTGYTDVGYDESHWPMSTGPSYSTGAPSYNTGPGPQADMFSRRPGSAVPSGGYPPVGGGYTEGYDRPDAYGPPPRGGGRFPGPADAMPPSGGHSHGLEYLGTALCPTQSPYNYDDTMCNL; encoded by the exons ATGGTGTCTTCTAATCAACCG agaaaaacaaaaatatttgtgGGGCGGTTGCCAGAAAATTGTCGCAACGATGAGTTGcgacaattatttttacgcTTCGGCGAGGTGACGGAATGTGACGTTATGAATCGATACGGCTTTGTACACATGGCACGAGAGGAAGATGCAGCTGCAGCTATCAAGGCGCTCCACAATTCCAACTTCAAGGGGGCAACCATCAACGTGGAGCAGTCAACTGGGAAGTCACGCGGAGGCGGTGGAGGACGCAGGGATGGAGACAGAAGAGGCGGACCAATGAGAG GTGGCGTCGCAGCTGGCTATACCGATTACAATCGTGGTGCTGGGGACTTTAGTGGACGAGGGACTGACTTTGGCACTGGGTATACCGACCGTGGAGCATATGGCCAGAACGTGGGAACTGCTGCGATGGGATATACCTCAACGGCGCCAGGGATGGGTGGAGGCTATGGACCTGCTGCTGCTGTAGGAGGATATGGCCCAACAGGAACGGCTGATTATGGCAGGACTGCTGATTATACCCGTGCTGCAGATTTTGGAGCGAGAACAGATTATG TAGTTGGAGCTGGTATGGCAGGTGATTTTAACCGTGGTGCACCAGGTCCGGTTGATTATGGTCGTACGGATAATTTCGGCGCAAGTCGCACAGTTGATTACACAGCTAGAAATGATTATGATCGCGCTGCGACCGGACCAATGAGAAATGGCGGTGCTGCCGTTGCCACAACAGGATATGGTACTGGATACACTGATGTTGGATATGATGAGAGTCATTG gCCAATGAGTACTGGTCCCAGCTACAGTACCGGTGCTCCCAGTTATAACACTGGTCCTGGACCACAAGCAGATATGTTTAGTAGAAGGCCTGGTAGCGCTGTTCCCAGTGGTGGATACCCACCTGTTGGTGGAGG cTATACCGAAGGATATGACAGACCTGATGCATACGGACCTCCTCCACGTGGCGGCGGCCG CTTCCCAGGTCCGGCAGATGCGATGCCACCGAG TGGTGGCCACTCGCACGGACTCGAATACCTAGGAACTGCCCTATGTCCGACACAGAGTCCATACAATTACGATGATACTATGTGTAACTTATGA
- the LOC124955791 gene encoding RNA-binding protein 4.1-like isoform X4 has translation MVSSNQPRKTKIFVGRLPENCRNDELRQLFLRFGEVTECDVMNRYGFVHMAREEDAAAAIKALHNSNFKGATINVEQSTGKSRGGGGGRRDGDRRGGPMRGGRGGRDGGRDARPGPYNDRRGGVAAGYTDYNRGAGDFSGRGTDFGTGYTDRGAYGQNVGTAAMGYTSTAPGMGGGYGPAAAVGGYGPTGTADYGRTADYTRAADFGARTDYVVGAGMAGDFNRGAPGPVDYGRTDNFGASRTVDYTARNDYDRAATGPMRNGGAAVATTGYGTGYTDVGYDESHWPMSTGPSYSTGAPSYNTGPGPQADMFSRRPGSAVPSGGYPPVGGGYTEGYDRPDAYGPPPRGGGRFPGPADAMPPSGGHSHGLEYLGTALCPTQSPYNYDDTMCNL, from the exons ATGGTGTCTTCTAATCAACCG agaaaaacaaaaatatttgtgGGGCGGTTGCCAGAAAATTGTCGCAACGATGAGTTGcgacaattatttttacgcTTCGGCGAGGTGACGGAATGTGACGTTATGAATCGATACGGCTTTGTACACATGGCACGAGAGGAAGATGCAGCTGCAGCTATCAAGGCGCTCCACAATTCCAACTTCAAGGGGGCAACCATCAACGTGGAGCAGTCAACTGGGAAGTCACGCGGAGGCGGTGGAGGACGCAGGGATGGAGACAGAAGAGGCGGACCAATGAGAGGTGGTAGAGGAGGACGAGACGGTGGTAGAGACGCTCGTCCTGGACCATACAATGATAGAAGAG GTGGCGTCGCAGCTGGCTATACCGATTACAATCGTGGTGCTGGGGACTTTAGTGGACGAGGGACTGACTTTGGCACTGGGTATACCGACCGTGGAGCATATGGCCAGAACGTGGGAACTGCTGCGATGGGATATACCTCAACGGCGCCAGGGATGGGTGGAGGCTATGGACCTGCTGCTGCTGTAGGAGGATATGGCCCAACAGGAACGGCTGATTATGGCAGGACTGCTGATTATACCCGTGCTGCAGATTTTGGAGCGAGAACAGATTATG TAGTTGGAGCTGGTATGGCAGGTGATTTTAACCGTGGTGCACCAGGTCCGGTTGATTATGGTCGTACGGATAATTTCGGCGCAAGTCGCACAGTTGATTACACAGCTAGAAATGATTATGATCGCGCTGCGACCGGACCAATGAGAAATGGCGGTGCTGCCGTTGCCACAACAGGATATGGTACTGGATACACTGATGTTGGATATGATGAGAGTCATTG gCCAATGAGTACTGGTCCCAGCTACAGTACCGGTGCTCCCAGTTATAACACTGGTCCTGGACCACAAGCAGATATGTTTAGTAGAAGGCCTGGTAGCGCTGTTCCCAGTGGTGGATACCCACCTGTTGGTGGAGG cTATACCGAAGGATATGACAGACCTGATGCATACGGACCTCCTCCACGTGGCGGCGGCCG CTTCCCAGGTCCGGCAGATGCGATGCCACCGAG TGGTGGCCACTCGCACGGACTCGAATACCTAGGAACTGCCCTATGTCCGACACAGAGTCCATACAATTACGATGATACTATGTGTAACTTATGA
- the LOC124955791 gene encoding RNA-binding protein 4.1-like isoform X2 encodes MVSSNQPRKTKIFVGRLPENCRNDELRQLFLRFGEVTECDVMNRYGFVHMAREEDAAAAIKALHNSNFKGATINVEQSTGKSRGGGGGRRDGDRRGGPMRGGRGGRDGGRDARPGPYNDRRVLPIQLVGYDGSAAGGVAAGYTDYNRGAGDFSGRGTDFGTGYTDRGAYGQNVGTAAMGYTSTAPGMGGGYGPAAAVGGYGPTGTADYGRTADYTRAADFGARTDYVGAGMAGDFNRGAPGPVDYGRTDNFGASRTVDYTARNDYDRAATGPMRNGGAAVATTGYGTGYTDVGYDESHWPMSTGPSYSTGAPSYNTGPGPQADMFSRRPGSAVPSGGYPPVGGGYTEGYDRPDAYGPPPRGGGRFPGPADAMPPSGGHSHGLEYLGTALCPTQSPYNYDDTMCNL; translated from the exons ATGGTGTCTTCTAATCAACCG agaaaaacaaaaatatttgtgGGGCGGTTGCCAGAAAATTGTCGCAACGATGAGTTGcgacaattatttttacgcTTCGGCGAGGTGACGGAATGTGACGTTATGAATCGATACGGCTTTGTACACATGGCACGAGAGGAAGATGCAGCTGCAGCTATCAAGGCGCTCCACAATTCCAACTTCAAGGGGGCAACCATCAACGTGGAGCAGTCAACTGGGAAGTCACGCGGAGGCGGTGGAGGACGCAGGGATGGAGACAGAAGAGGCGGACCAATGAGAGGTGGTAGAGGAGGACGAGACGGTGGTAGAGACGCTCGTCCTGGACCATACAATGATAGAAGAG TTCTTCCGATCCAACTCGTTGGTTACGATGGATCTGCTGCAGGTGGCGTCGCAGCTGGCTATACCGATTACAATCGTGGTGCTGGGGACTTTAGTGGACGAGGGACTGACTTTGGCACTGGGTATACCGACCGTGGAGCATATGGCCAGAACGTGGGAACTGCTGCGATGGGATATACCTCAACGGCGCCAGGGATGGGTGGAGGCTATGGACCTGCTGCTGCTGTAGGAGGATATGGCCCAACAGGAACGGCTGATTATGGCAGGACTGCTGATTATACCCGTGCTGCAGATTTTGGAGCGAGAACAGATTATG TTGGAGCTGGTATGGCAGGTGATTTTAACCGTGGTGCACCAGGTCCGGTTGATTATGGTCGTACGGATAATTTCGGCGCAAGTCGCACAGTTGATTACACAGCTAGAAATGATTATGATCGCGCTGCGACCGGACCAATGAGAAATGGCGGTGCTGCCGTTGCCACAACAGGATATGGTACTGGATACACTGATGTTGGATATGATGAGAGTCATTG gCCAATGAGTACTGGTCCCAGCTACAGTACCGGTGCTCCCAGTTATAACACTGGTCCTGGACCACAAGCAGATATGTTTAGTAGAAGGCCTGGTAGCGCTGTTCCCAGTGGTGGATACCCACCTGTTGGTGGAGG cTATACCGAAGGATATGACAGACCTGATGCATACGGACCTCCTCCACGTGGCGGCGGCCG CTTCCCAGGTCCGGCAGATGCGATGCCACCGAG TGGTGGCCACTCGCACGGACTCGAATACCTAGGAACTGCCCTATGTCCGACACAGAGTCCATACAATTACGATGATACTATGTGTAACTTATGA
- the LOC124955791 gene encoding glycine-rich cell wall structural protein 1.8-like isoform X1, translating into MVSSNQPRKTKIFVGRLPENCRNDELRQLFLRFGEVTECDVMNRYGFVHMAREEDAAAAIKALHNSNFKGATINVEQSTGKSRGGGGGRRDGDRRGGPMRGGRGGRDGGRDARPGPYNDRRVLPIQLVGYDGSAAGGVAAGYTDYNRGAGDFSGRGTDFGTGYTDRGAYGQNVGTAAMGYTSTAPGMGGGYGPAAAVGGYGPTGTADYGRTADYTRAADFGARTDYVVGAGMAGDFNRGAPGPVDYGRTDNFGASRTVDYTARNDYDRAATGPMRNGGAAVATTGYGTGYTDVGYDESHWPMSTGPSYSTGAPSYNTGPGPQADMFSRRPGSAVPSGGYPPVGGGYTEGYDRPDAYGPPPRGGGRFPGPADAMPPSGGHSHGLEYLGTALCPTQSPYNYDDTMCNL; encoded by the exons ATGGTGTCTTCTAATCAACCG agaaaaacaaaaatatttgtgGGGCGGTTGCCAGAAAATTGTCGCAACGATGAGTTGcgacaattatttttacgcTTCGGCGAGGTGACGGAATGTGACGTTATGAATCGATACGGCTTTGTACACATGGCACGAGAGGAAGATGCAGCTGCAGCTATCAAGGCGCTCCACAATTCCAACTTCAAGGGGGCAACCATCAACGTGGAGCAGTCAACTGGGAAGTCACGCGGAGGCGGTGGAGGACGCAGGGATGGAGACAGAAGAGGCGGACCAATGAGAGGTGGTAGAGGAGGACGAGACGGTGGTAGAGACGCTCGTCCTGGACCATACAATGATAGAAGAG TTCTTCCGATCCAACTCGTTGGTTACGATGGATCTGCTGCAGGTGGCGTCGCAGCTGGCTATACCGATTACAATCGTGGTGCTGGGGACTTTAGTGGACGAGGGACTGACTTTGGCACTGGGTATACCGACCGTGGAGCATATGGCCAGAACGTGGGAACTGCTGCGATGGGATATACCTCAACGGCGCCAGGGATGGGTGGAGGCTATGGACCTGCTGCTGCTGTAGGAGGATATGGCCCAACAGGAACGGCTGATTATGGCAGGACTGCTGATTATACCCGTGCTGCAGATTTTGGAGCGAGAACAGATTATG TAGTTGGAGCTGGTATGGCAGGTGATTTTAACCGTGGTGCACCAGGTCCGGTTGATTATGGTCGTACGGATAATTTCGGCGCAAGTCGCACAGTTGATTACACAGCTAGAAATGATTATGATCGCGCTGCGACCGGACCAATGAGAAATGGCGGTGCTGCCGTTGCCACAACAGGATATGGTACTGGATACACTGATGTTGGATATGATGAGAGTCATTG gCCAATGAGTACTGGTCCCAGCTACAGTACCGGTGCTCCCAGTTATAACACTGGTCCTGGACCACAAGCAGATATGTTTAGTAGAAGGCCTGGTAGCGCTGTTCCCAGTGGTGGATACCCACCTGTTGGTGGAGG cTATACCGAAGGATATGACAGACCTGATGCATACGGACCTCCTCCACGTGGCGGCGGCCG CTTCCCAGGTCCGGCAGATGCGATGCCACCGAG TGGTGGCCACTCGCACGGACTCGAATACCTAGGAACTGCCCTATGTCCGACACAGAGTCCATACAATTACGATGATACTATGTGTAACTTATGA
- the LOC124955791 gene encoding RNA-binding protein 4.1-like isoform X6 — protein MVSSNQPRKTKIFVGRLPENCRNDELRQLFLRFGEVTECDVMNRYGFVHMAREEDAAAAIKALHNSNFKGATINVEQSTGKSRGGGGGRRDGDRRGGPMRGGRGGRDGGRDARPGPYNDRRVLPIQLVGYDGSAAGGVAAGYTDYNRGAGDFSGRGTDFGTGYTDRGAYGQNVGTAAMGYTSTAPGMGGGYGPAAAVGGYGPTGTADYGRTADYTRAADFGARTDYVVGAGMAGDFNRGAPGPVDYGRTDNFGASRTVDYTARNDYDRAATGPMRNGGAAVATTGYGTGYTDVGYDESHWPMSTGPSYSTGAPSYNTGPGPQADMFSRRPGSAVPSGGYPPVGGGYTEGYDRPDAYGPPPRGGGRFPGPADAMPPRY, from the exons ATGGTGTCTTCTAATCAACCG agaaaaacaaaaatatttgtgGGGCGGTTGCCAGAAAATTGTCGCAACGATGAGTTGcgacaattatttttacgcTTCGGCGAGGTGACGGAATGTGACGTTATGAATCGATACGGCTTTGTACACATGGCACGAGAGGAAGATGCAGCTGCAGCTATCAAGGCGCTCCACAATTCCAACTTCAAGGGGGCAACCATCAACGTGGAGCAGTCAACTGGGAAGTCACGCGGAGGCGGTGGAGGACGCAGGGATGGAGACAGAAGAGGCGGACCAATGAGAGGTGGTAGAGGAGGACGAGACGGTGGTAGAGACGCTCGTCCTGGACCATACAATGATAGAAGAG TTCTTCCGATCCAACTCGTTGGTTACGATGGATCTGCTGCAGGTGGCGTCGCAGCTGGCTATACCGATTACAATCGTGGTGCTGGGGACTTTAGTGGACGAGGGACTGACTTTGGCACTGGGTATACCGACCGTGGAGCATATGGCCAGAACGTGGGAACTGCTGCGATGGGATATACCTCAACGGCGCCAGGGATGGGTGGAGGCTATGGACCTGCTGCTGCTGTAGGAGGATATGGCCCAACAGGAACGGCTGATTATGGCAGGACTGCTGATTATACCCGTGCTGCAGATTTTGGAGCGAGAACAGATTATG TAGTTGGAGCTGGTATGGCAGGTGATTTTAACCGTGGTGCACCAGGTCCGGTTGATTATGGTCGTACGGATAATTTCGGCGCAAGTCGCACAGTTGATTACACAGCTAGAAATGATTATGATCGCGCTGCGACCGGACCAATGAGAAATGGCGGTGCTGCCGTTGCCACAACAGGATATGGTACTGGATACACTGATGTTGGATATGATGAGAGTCATTG gCCAATGAGTACTGGTCCCAGCTACAGTACCGGTGCTCCCAGTTATAACACTGGTCCTGGACCACAAGCAGATATGTTTAGTAGAAGGCCTGGTAGCGCTGTTCCCAGTGGTGGATACCCACCTGTTGGTGGAGG cTATACCGAAGGATATGACAGACCTGATGCATACGGACCTCCTCCACGTGGCGGCGGCCG CTTCCCAGGTCCGGCAGATGCGATGCCACCGAGGTACTAA
- the LOC124955791 gene encoding RNA-binding protein 4.1-like isoform X5 gives MVSSNQPRKTKIFVGRLPENCRNDELRQLFLRFGEVTECDVMNRYGFVHMAREEDAAAAIKALHNSNFKGATINVEQSTGKSRGGGGGRRDGDRRGGPMRGGRGGRDGGRDARPGPYNDRRVLPIQLVGYDGSAAGGVAAGYTDYNRGAGDFSGRGTDFGTGYTDRGAYGQNVGTAAMGYTSTAPGMGGGYGPAAAVGGYGPTGTADYGRTADYTRAADFGARTDYVVGAGMAGDFNRGAPGPVDYGRTDNFGASRTVDYTARNDYDRAATGPMRNGGAAVATTGYGTGYTDVGYDESHWPMSTGPSYSTGAPSYNTGPGPQADMFSRRPGSAVPSGGYPPVGGGYTEGYDRPDAYGPPPRGGGRFPGPADAMPPRLQTG, from the exons ATGGTGTCTTCTAATCAACCG agaaaaacaaaaatatttgtgGGGCGGTTGCCAGAAAATTGTCGCAACGATGAGTTGcgacaattatttttacgcTTCGGCGAGGTGACGGAATGTGACGTTATGAATCGATACGGCTTTGTACACATGGCACGAGAGGAAGATGCAGCTGCAGCTATCAAGGCGCTCCACAATTCCAACTTCAAGGGGGCAACCATCAACGTGGAGCAGTCAACTGGGAAGTCACGCGGAGGCGGTGGAGGACGCAGGGATGGAGACAGAAGAGGCGGACCAATGAGAGGTGGTAGAGGAGGACGAGACGGTGGTAGAGACGCTCGTCCTGGACCATACAATGATAGAAGAG TTCTTCCGATCCAACTCGTTGGTTACGATGGATCTGCTGCAGGTGGCGTCGCAGCTGGCTATACCGATTACAATCGTGGTGCTGGGGACTTTAGTGGACGAGGGACTGACTTTGGCACTGGGTATACCGACCGTGGAGCATATGGCCAGAACGTGGGAACTGCTGCGATGGGATATACCTCAACGGCGCCAGGGATGGGTGGAGGCTATGGACCTGCTGCTGCTGTAGGAGGATATGGCCCAACAGGAACGGCTGATTATGGCAGGACTGCTGATTATACCCGTGCTGCAGATTTTGGAGCGAGAACAGATTATG TAGTTGGAGCTGGTATGGCAGGTGATTTTAACCGTGGTGCACCAGGTCCGGTTGATTATGGTCGTACGGATAATTTCGGCGCAAGTCGCACAGTTGATTACACAGCTAGAAATGATTATGATCGCGCTGCGACCGGACCAATGAGAAATGGCGGTGCTGCCGTTGCCACAACAGGATATGGTACTGGATACACTGATGTTGGATATGATGAGAGTCATTG gCCAATGAGTACTGGTCCCAGCTACAGTACCGGTGCTCCCAGTTATAACACTGGTCCTGGACCACAAGCAGATATGTTTAGTAGAAGGCCTGGTAGCGCTGTTCCCAGTGGTGGATACCCACCTGTTGGTGGAGG cTATACCGAAGGATATGACAGACCTGATGCATACGGACCTCCTCCACGTGGCGGCGGCCG CTTCCCAGGTCCGGCAGATGCGATGCCACCGAG
- the LOC124955791 gene encoding glycine-rich cell wall structural protein 1.8-like isoform X3: MVSSNQPRKTKIFVGRLPENCRNDELRQLFLRFGEVTECDVMNRYGFVHMAREEDAAAAIKALHNSNFKGATINVEQSTGKSRGGGGGRRDGDRRGGPMRGGRGGRDGGRDARPGPYNDRRVLPIQLVGYDGSAAGGVAAGYTDYNRGAGDFSGRGTDFGTGYTDRGAYGQNVGTAAMGYTSTAPGMGGGYGPAAAVGGYGPTGTADYGRTADYTRAADFGARTDYVVGAGMAGDFNRGAPGPVDYGRTDNFGASRTVDYTARNDYDRAATGPMRNGGAAVATTGYGTGYTDVGYDESHWPMSTGPSYSTGAPSYNTGPGPQADMFSRRPGSAVPSGGYPPVGGGYTEGYDRPDAYGPPPRGGGRSREREREKEREREREREREREKERERKRERESMR; the protein is encoded by the exons ATGGTGTCTTCTAATCAACCG agaaaaacaaaaatatttgtgGGGCGGTTGCCAGAAAATTGTCGCAACGATGAGTTGcgacaattatttttacgcTTCGGCGAGGTGACGGAATGTGACGTTATGAATCGATACGGCTTTGTACACATGGCACGAGAGGAAGATGCAGCTGCAGCTATCAAGGCGCTCCACAATTCCAACTTCAAGGGGGCAACCATCAACGTGGAGCAGTCAACTGGGAAGTCACGCGGAGGCGGTGGAGGACGCAGGGATGGAGACAGAAGAGGCGGACCAATGAGAGGTGGTAGAGGAGGACGAGACGGTGGTAGAGACGCTCGTCCTGGACCATACAATGATAGAAGAG TTCTTCCGATCCAACTCGTTGGTTACGATGGATCTGCTGCAGGTGGCGTCGCAGCTGGCTATACCGATTACAATCGTGGTGCTGGGGACTTTAGTGGACGAGGGACTGACTTTGGCACTGGGTATACCGACCGTGGAGCATATGGCCAGAACGTGGGAACTGCTGCGATGGGATATACCTCAACGGCGCCAGGGATGGGTGGAGGCTATGGACCTGCTGCTGCTGTAGGAGGATATGGCCCAACAGGAACGGCTGATTATGGCAGGACTGCTGATTATACCCGTGCTGCAGATTTTGGAGCGAGAACAGATTATG TAGTTGGAGCTGGTATGGCAGGTGATTTTAACCGTGGTGCACCAGGTCCGGTTGATTATGGTCGTACGGATAATTTCGGCGCAAGTCGCACAGTTGATTACACAGCTAGAAATGATTATGATCGCGCTGCGACCGGACCAATGAGAAATGGCGGTGCTGCCGTTGCCACAACAGGATATGGTACTGGATACACTGATGTTGGATATGATGAGAGTCATTG gCCAATGAGTACTGGTCCCAGCTACAGTACCGGTGCTCCCAGTTATAACACTGGTCCTGGACCACAAGCAGATATGTTTAGTAGAAGGCCTGGTAGCGCTGTTCCCAGTGGTGGATACCCACCTGTTGGTGGAGG cTATACCGAAGGATATGACAGACCTGATGCATACGGACCTCCTCCACGTGGCGGCGGCCG gagcagagagagagagagagagaaagagagagagagagagagagaaagagagagagagagagagaaagagagagaaagaaaaagagaaagagaatctatGCGATGA
- the LOC124955791 gene encoding RNA-binding protein 4.1-like isoform X8 — translation MVSSNQPRKTKIFVGRLPENCRNDELRQLFLRFGEVTECDVMNRYGFVHMAREEDAAAAIKALHNSNFKGATINVEQSTGKSRGGGGGRRDGDRRGGPMRGGRGGRDGGRDARPGPYNDRRVLPIQLVGYDGSAAGGVAAGYTDYNRGAGDFSGRGTDFGTGYTDRGAYGQNVGTAAMGYTSTAPGMGGGYGPAAAVGGYGPTGTADYGRTADYTRAADFGARTDYVVGAGMAGDFNRGAPGPVDYGRTDNFGASRTVDYTARNDYDRAATGPMRNGGAAVATTGYGTGYTDVGYDESHWPMSTGPSYSTGAPSYNTGPGPQADMFSRRPGSAVPSGGYPPVGGGYTEGYDRPDAYGPPPRGGGRLQTG, via the exons ATGGTGTCTTCTAATCAACCG agaaaaacaaaaatatttgtgGGGCGGTTGCCAGAAAATTGTCGCAACGATGAGTTGcgacaattatttttacgcTTCGGCGAGGTGACGGAATGTGACGTTATGAATCGATACGGCTTTGTACACATGGCACGAGAGGAAGATGCAGCTGCAGCTATCAAGGCGCTCCACAATTCCAACTTCAAGGGGGCAACCATCAACGTGGAGCAGTCAACTGGGAAGTCACGCGGAGGCGGTGGAGGACGCAGGGATGGAGACAGAAGAGGCGGACCAATGAGAGGTGGTAGAGGAGGACGAGACGGTGGTAGAGACGCTCGTCCTGGACCATACAATGATAGAAGAG TTCTTCCGATCCAACTCGTTGGTTACGATGGATCTGCTGCAGGTGGCGTCGCAGCTGGCTATACCGATTACAATCGTGGTGCTGGGGACTTTAGTGGACGAGGGACTGACTTTGGCACTGGGTATACCGACCGTGGAGCATATGGCCAGAACGTGGGAACTGCTGCGATGGGATATACCTCAACGGCGCCAGGGATGGGTGGAGGCTATGGACCTGCTGCTGCTGTAGGAGGATATGGCCCAACAGGAACGGCTGATTATGGCAGGACTGCTGATTATACCCGTGCTGCAGATTTTGGAGCGAGAACAGATTATG TAGTTGGAGCTGGTATGGCAGGTGATTTTAACCGTGGTGCACCAGGTCCGGTTGATTATGGTCGTACGGATAATTTCGGCGCAAGTCGCACAGTTGATTACACAGCTAGAAATGATTATGATCGCGCTGCGACCGGACCAATGAGAAATGGCGGTGCTGCCGTTGCCACAACAGGATATGGTACTGGATACACTGATGTTGGATATGATGAGAGTCATTG gCCAATGAGTACTGGTCCCAGCTACAGTACCGGTGCTCCCAGTTATAACACTGGTCCTGGACCACAAGCAGATATGTTTAGTAGAAGGCCTGGTAGCGCTGTTCCCAGTGGTGGATACCCACCTGTTGGTGGAGG cTATACCGAAGGATATGACAGACCTGATGCATACGGACCTCCTCCACGTGGCGGCGGCCG